The following proteins are encoded in a genomic region of Pagrus major chromosome 16, Pma_NU_1.0:
- the LOC141010995 gene encoding RING finger protein 145, which translates to MPRLEELANVALRVPSILVLDLLYKCDIEGLTDHLKAKNEDMLFKYKYVIWNMYYVGHLINVVVLVLPLRHIVTLYLHILAALLLYMGHQISKDYVREELQYGYEGAVYLDSLAFNRFVSAMTSQIILSTLCAFLMKTRKVWLFSAHMLPLLARLCAAPHATLLTVNTFSMGLTGAGITVFLLSHLFLPYRLVRAAYSELLQLEVIELYRLLAVGISLWNQFAVPVLFSVFWFVLFIVQLCSDAMSGNASAGHQGIMFFLLTSVSECCATPYSLLGLTFVVSYLALGLLNLCKFYLGGYAAVQNENVMHRGVTEGVTLLLLALQTGLLDMQALQRTFLLSIILFIVVTSTLQSMIEITDPVILALGASRNRSVWKHFRGLSMCLLLLVFPVFMAYKISQFFHMDFWLLILVSSCMLTSLQVTGTMLIYSLFMVELFRRDPIESLDEVIYWVNAVSRVLEFVVALCVVAYGTWESLFGEWSWMGASVIIIHSYFNVWLRAQSGWRSFLLRQEAAKKINSLPRATAQQLQEHNDVCSICFQEMSSAVITYCGHFFHGNCLRKWLYVQETCPMCHQTVRPTPPGQSQASGDAPEAPTQRDAGPDPAAQEGDQNQDNDTSQEAQSESEAVTPDPSEQQDQTGSFADGDRGREDKADGEAAEGLRFSSSGDFVGFVSPVSGSSLGGVSSKTFSPCVQGEESGKDPPLPSTLNAVNENTVENQSDSNGAEYNVTSCPRVPQNGDKNPKSWNSLDSPESNNTNTNLDASGFSLDSQTSFKSCNSELLDFNDDPQIHKGNGTYSDSDLDGLEEADAVRQIRRLSSSDNSD; encoded by the exons ATGCCTCGACTGGAAGAGTTGGCCAACGTTGCCCTCAGGGTGCCGAGCATACTGGTGCTGGACCTGCTGTATAAATGTGACATTGAAGGTTTGACGGATCACCTCAAGGCCAAAAATGAAGACATGCTCTTTAAATACAAGTATGTCATCTGGAACATGTACTACGTTG GTCATCTGATAAATGTGGTGGTTTTGGTTCTGCCACTGAGGCACATTGTGACGCTCTACCTCCATATCCTCGCTGCCCTTCTGCTCTACATGGGGCATCAGATTTCCAA GGATTATGTTCGTGAGGAGCTGCAGTACGGTTATGAAGGAGCAGTGTACCTTGATTCTCTGGCCTTCAATAGATTTGTCTCTGCAATGACTA GTCAGATTATTCTCAGCACGCTGTGTGCCTTCCTGATGAAGACCAGAAAGGTGTGGTTGTTTTCTGCTCACAtgctccccctgctggccagACTCTGCGCTGCTCCCCACGCCACCCTGTTAACAGTCAACACATTCTCCATGGGACTGACTGGAGCAGGAATCACCGTATTCCTCCTCTCACATCTCTTTCTGCCATATCGTCTCGTAAGGGCTGCCtactcagagctgctgcagctggag GTGATCGAGCTGTACAGACTTCTGGCTGTGGGAATCTCTCTGTGGAACCAGTTTGCCGTCCCAGTGCTCTTCAGTGTCTTCTGGTTTGTGCTGTTCATCGTCCAGCTGTGCTCGGATGCCATGTCTGGCAACGCCTCAGCAGGCCATCAGGGAATCATGTTCTTCCTGCTCACAAG TGTCTCTGAATGTTGTGCCACTCCGTACTCTCTTCTGGGTCTGACCTTCGTGGTGTCCTATCTCGCTCTTGGACTGCTCAACCTATGCAAGTTCTACCTGGGAGGTTATGCAGCTGTTCAGAATGAGAACGTCATGCACAG AGGTGTAACTGAGGGCGTCACACTTCTCCTCCTCGCTCTTCAGACCGGCCTGTTAGACATGCAGGCACTGCAGCGCACCTTCCTCCTCAGCATCATCCTCTTCATCGTGGTGACTTCAACCCTGCAGTCAATGATCGAGATAACAGATCCAGTTATTCTGGCTCTGGGTGCATCGCGCAACAG GAGTGTGTGGAAACACTTCCGTGGCCTCAGCATGTGTCTGCTTCTGCTGGTTTTCCCAGTTTTCATGGCTTATAAAATCTCCCAGTTCTTCCACATGGACTTCTGGCTTCTTATACTGGTGTCCAGCTGCATGTTGACTTCCCTTCAG GTTACTGGCACTATGCTCATCTACTCCCTCTTCATGGTGGAGCTGTTTCGTCGGGACCCGATCGAGAGCCTGGACGAAGTGATCTACTGGGTGAACGCCgtcagcagggtgctggagtTCGTGGTGGCGCTCTGCGTAGTCGCGTACGGCACCTGGGAGTCACTGTTTGGGGAGTGGAGCTGGATGGGCGCCTCTGTCATCATCATCCACTCATACTTCAACGTTTGGCTCCGAGCTCAGTCTGGCTGGAGGAGCTTCCTgctcagacaggaagcagcaaaGAAGATTAACTCCCTCCCCAGAGCCACAGCACAACAGCTGCAGGAACACAACGACGTCTGCTCCATCTGCTTCCAG GAAATGAGCTCTGCTGTGATCACATACTGCGGACATTTCTTCCATGGCAACTGCCTACGCAAGTGGCTGTACGTGCAGGAGACCTGCCCCATGTGCCACCAAACGGTCCGACCCACACCGCCGGGTCAGAGCCAGGCTTCAGGCGACGCTCCGGAAGCTCCAACTCAGAGAGATGCAGGGCCAGATCCGGCTGCACAAGAGGGAGATCAGAACCAGGACAACGACACGTCCCAAGAGGCACAGAGCGAGAGCGAGGCTGTTACTCCTGATCCCAGCGAGCAGCAGGATCAGACGGGAAGCTTTGCGGATGGAGATCGCGGGAGAGAAGATAAAGCTGACGGGGAAGCTGCTGAAGGTCTTCGCTTCAGCTCCAGTGGAGATTTTGTTGGATTTGTCAGCCCAGTGTCGGGCTCCTCTTTAGGGGGCGTTTCTAGTAAAACTTTTTCTCCTTGCGTTCAAGGTGAGGAGAGTGGAAAAGACCCTCCTCTGCCATCGACTCTTAACGCTGTGAATGAGAACACAGTGGAGAACCAATCTGACTCTAACGGAGCAGAATATAATGTTACTTCCTGTCCTAGAGTGCCACAAAATGGTGACAAGAATCCTAAATCATGGAACAGCCTTGATTCACCTGAATCAAACAATACTAATACAAATCTTGACGCATCTGGCTTCAGTCTTGATAGCCAAACATCTTTCAAATCATGTAACTCAGAACTCTTAGACTTCAATGATGACCCTCAGATTCATAAAGGTAACGGCACATATTCAGACTCGGACCTTGACGGGCTCGAAGAGGCTGACGCTGTCCGGCAGATCCGCCGGCTGTCCTCCAGTGACAACAGTGACTGA
- the LOC141010997 gene encoding ubiquitin-conjugating enzyme E2 D3-like: MALKRINKELSDLARDPPAQCSAGPVGDDMFHWQATIMGPSDSPYQGGVFFLTIHFPTDYPFKPPKVAFTTRIYHPNINSNGSICLDILRSQWSPALTISKVLLSICSLLCDPNPDDPLVPEIARIYKTDSVKYTRTAKEWTSKYAM, from the exons ATGGCTCTGAAAAGGATCAACAAG GAGCTCAGCGACCTGGCTCGTGACCCTCCAGCACAGTGCTCAGCTGGCCCAGTGGGTGATGACA TGTTTCACTGGCAAGCCACAATCATGGGACCT AGCGACAGTCCATATCAGGGAGGAGTTTTCTTCTTGACAATTCATTTTCCAACAGACTACCCCTTCAAACCACCCAAG gtTGCATTTACAACAAGAATTTACCACCCAAATATTAACAGTAACGGCAGTATCTGTCTGGATATTCTCAGATCACAGTGGTCTCCTGCACTTACTATTTCTAAAG TACTTCTCTCCATTTGCTCACTCCTATGTGACCCAAACCCTGATGACCCACTAGTGCCAGAGATCGCACGAATCTACAAAACAGATAGTGTGAA atacaccaGAACAGCAAAAGAATGGACAAGCAAATACGCAATGTGA
- the manba gene encoding beta-mannosidase — translation MPLRVNMCVYVSGVLLCLFSGVLCGFSSVKEQQQTVSLSGKWRLMNSNGSLSLPAEVPGCVHSALQQQGYIQDPYFRFNDVSYRWIAFDNWTYTTTFTASTQLRSKQKVLLVFDGVDTVASIQLNGVSVGKTDNMFRRYELSVRDLLMDGDNVLKVSFSSPVLYASERRKAHSAYRVPPECPPDVQKGECHVNFIRKEQSSFSWDWGPSFPTMGLWKGVRLEAFDVLQLVQVSSVPLYNFSVSQWRVQVQLLVDAVQTTNGQITLSIPELDSEQTVQMQFLSGKTKNSFTLHINTSSQVKLWWPNGHGDQPFYQLTVRGFQDGFLILNTESKVYFRTVELVQEPVVGSPGLSFYFQINGKPIFLKGSNWIPAHSFQDQVSPAVLRNLLQSAVDANMNALRVWGGGVYEQDLFYSICDEMGIMVWQDFMFACAMYPTEDDFIQTVREEVSQQVQRLKSHPSIIIWSGNNENEAALATDWFSIPVSQRPLYRKDYVTLYVNNIRAIVREEDESRPFLVSSPTNGAESEQEGWVAANPYDPLYGDTHFYSYILDCWDWRTFPRTRFASEYGFQSWPSFSTLQPVSIKADWSYNSTFSSHRQHHENGNQQMLLQAALHFQLPNSTDPLKRFTDTLYITQVMQAQCVKTQTEFYRRSQSEIIEGKGRTMGALYWQLNDIWQAPSWSSIEFGGKWKMLHYFAQNFFAAVLPVAFEDNDTLFIYAVSDLSHDLKLRAVVSVYSWTDLDPVCTLRSDLLLVPGGSAAAIFKQPVTALLAGCGRCTRLTCLLTFHLEDSGGQQGPTNHHFLCSPKDAQGLQRPNITAKVQQDETGYTVTLHSASVAPFVWLDVGNVPGRFSSNGFLMVSRNRTVGFEAWRPTSVAELSRSLTITSLRDVY, via the exons ATGCCTCTGCGTGtaaacatgtgtgtttatgtttctggtgtgttgttgtgtttgttttccgGAGTTTTATGCGGATTTTCTTCGGTGAAGGAGCAACAACAAACCGTGAGTCTGAGCGGTAAATGGAGGCTGATGAACAGTAATGGTTCACTGTCTCTGCCTGCAGAGGTGCCAGGATGTGTTCAttcagctctgcagcagcagggatACATCCAG GACCCGTATTTCAGGTTCAACGACGTGTCTTATCGGTGGATTGCTTTTGACAACTGGACATACACGACCACATTTACTGCATCTACCCAGCTGAG GTCAAAACAGAAGGTGCTTCTTGTCTTTGATGGTGTCGACACTGTAGCATCGATTCAGCTCAATGGAGTCAGTGTCGGGAAGACGGACAACATGTTTCGTAGATAT GAGCTCTCAGTCAGAGACCTGCTGATGGACGGGGATAACGTGCTGAAAGTGAGCTTCTCGTCTCCGGTTCTTTATGCGTCTGAGCGGAGGAAAGCTCATTCTGCCTACAGAGTTCCTCCTGAATGTCCTCCAGATGTTCAGAAGGGGGAATGTCACGTCAACTTCATCAGAaaa GAGCAAAGCTCTTTCAGTTGGGACTGGGGGCCTTCGTTCCCCACGATGGGACTGTGGAAGGGAGTTCGACTGGAGGCGTTTGATGTACTGCAGCTCGTCCAGGTGTCCTCTGTTCCTCTATACA ACTTCAGCGTCTCTCAGTGGAGAGTCCAGGTTCAGCTTCTTGTCGATGCGGTTCAGACAACAAACGGCCAAATCACGCTCTCCATACCAGAGCTGGATTCAGAGCAGACCGTCCAGATGCAGTTTCTATCAGGAAAGACCAAGAACAGCTTCACCTTACACATCAACACG AGCAGCCAGGTGAAGCTGTGGTGGCCCAACGGACACGGTGACCAACCCTTTTACCAGCTCACTGTCAGAGGCTTTCAGGATGGATTTTTAATCCTCAATACAGAATCTAAG GTGTATTTCCGCACAGTAGAACTGGTCCAGGAGCCAGTTGTCGGGTCTCCAGGATTGAGCTTTTATTTCCAGATCAATGGAAAGCCAATTTTCCTCAAAGGCTCCAACTGGATCCCAGCCCACTCCTTCCAGGACCAGGTCTCCCCTGCTGT CTTGAGGAACTTGTTGCAGTCGGCTGTAGATGCTAACATGAATGCCCTCAGGGTCTGGGGAGGAGGGGTGTACGAACAGGATCTTTTCTACAGCATCTGTGATGAGATGGGAATCATG GTTTGGCAGGACTTTATGTTTGCCTGTGCCATGTATCCCACTGAGGACGACTTCATACAGACTGTAAGAGAGGAGGTCAGCCAACAG GTTCAGCGCCTCAAGTCTCATCCTTCCATTATAATCTGGAGCGGGAACAATGAAAACGAAGCTGCCCTTGCAACAGACTGGTTCAGCATCCCAGTTTCCCAGAGGCCTCTGTACCGGAAAGACTATGTGACGCTGTATGTGAACAACATACGGGCGATAGTTCGAGAG GAGGACGAGAGTCGGCCGTTCCTCGTCTCCAGTCCGACAAACGGGGCTGAATCGGAGCAGGAAGGATGGGTGGCAGCGAACCCCTACGACCCTCTCTATGGGGATACACATTTCTACAGCTACATCCTGGACTGCTGGGACTGGAGGACTTTCCCACGAACACGTTTCGCCTCTGAATACGGCTTCCAGTCCTGGCCTTCCTTCTCCACGCTGCAGCCG GTTTCCATTAAAGCAGACTGGAGCTACAACAGTACTTTCTCTTCCCATCGTCAGCACCATGAGAATGGGAACCAGCAGATGTTACTGCAGGCCGCTTTACACTTCCAGCTGCCCAACTCCACAGATCCCCTGAAGAGATTTACAGACACTCTCTACATCACTCAG GTCATGCAGGCTCAGTGTGTGAAGACTCAGACTGAGTTTTACCGGCGAAGTCAGAGTGAGATCATCGAGGGCAAAGGTCGCACCATGGGCGCTCTCTACTGGCAGCTCAATGATATTTGGCAGGCGCCGTCCTGGTCGTCGATCG AGTTTGGTGGGAAGTGGAAAATGCTGCATTATTTTGCGCAGAACTTCTTCGCCGCCGTCCTTCCTGTCGCCTTTGAGGACAACGACACGCTGTTCATCTACGCCGTCTCAGACCTGAGTCACGACCTGAAGCTCAGGGCCGTG GTGTCCGTGTACTCGTGGACTGATCTGGATCCTGTGTGCACGCTGAGGTCAGACCTGCTCCTGGTCCCCGGAGGCAGCGCCGCGGCCATTTTTAAACAGCCAGTCACAGCCCTGCTGGCAGGATGTGGACGCTGCACTCGCCTCACCTGCCTGCTCACCTTTCACCTGGAGGACAGCGGCGGCCAGCAGGGTCCCACCAACCACCACTTCCTGTGCTCACCTAAAGACGCTCAGGGACTCCAGAGACCCAACATCACA gcCAAGGTGCAGCAGGATGAGACGGGATACACCGTCACCCTCCACTCTGCCTCTGTGGCTCCGTTCGTCTGGCTCGATGTGGGAAACGTTCCCGGACGCTTCAGCTCCAACGGCTTCCTGATGGTTTCTAGAAACAGGACAGTCGGTTTTGAAGCGTGGCGTCCCACCAGCGTCGCTGAACTCTCCAGATCCCTCACCATCACATCTTTGAGGGATGTTTactga